The following proteins are encoded in a genomic region of Anguilla anguilla isolate fAngAng1 chromosome 15, fAngAng1.pri, whole genome shotgun sequence:
- the LOC118213731 gene encoding UPF0524 protein C3orf70 homolog A-like, which produces MATSRGQKVPKSDKLDEAQALAKSCAGRPDFLPCDGLSICATHSHGKCFKLHWCCHLGWCHCKYVYQPMTSVCQLPSTPVPTAPTEYAGTVDLSISLTERFLRTAPSFRPPPCPESPRYCVIADLFVDDYIVKRVNGKMCYVQRPPPALPPAPPPRVPPPQHPPGQTARGAHCGYKQTLPGDKAGGPKIDQCASPSSSEDSGINALGLHYLESCDEDSEEEEDDEELSSGGDSSPGSLWDQDECSLLSPSRSTVEIIEKIETTV; this is translated from the exons ATGGCCACTTCGCGAGGACAGAAGGTTCCGAAGAGCGATAAGTTGGATGAGGCGCAGGCTTTGGCGAAGAGCTGCGCCGGGAGACCCGACTTTCTGCCGTGCGATGGACTGTCGATCTGCGCCACTCACAGCCACGGAAAGTGCTTCAAGCTGCACTGGTGCTGCCACTTAGGCTGGTGTCACT GTAAATACGTGTACCAGCCCATGACCAGCGTGTGCCAGCTTCCCAGCACCCCGGTGCCCACCGCCCCCACCGAATACGCCGGCACCGTCGACCTGTCGATCTCCCTGACGGAGCGCTTCCTCAGGACCGCCCCCAGCTTCCGGCCGCCGCCCTGCCCGGAGTCGCCCAGGTACTGCGTCATCGCCGACCTCTTCGTCGACGACTACATCGTCAAGCGCGTCAACGGCAAGATGTGCTACGTGCAGCGGCCCCCGCCGGCcctgcccccggcccccccgccccgggtGCCACCCCCGCAGCACCCTCCGGGCCAGACCGCGAGGGGGGCACACTGTGGGTACAAGCAGACCCTGCCCGGGGACAAGGCCGGCGGACCCAAAATAGACCAGTGCGCCTCGCCGTCCAGCTCGGAGGACTCTGGCATCAATGCCCTGGGCCTGCACTATCTGGAGTCGTGCGACGAGGActccgaggaagaggaggacgacgaAGAGCTGAGCTCTGGCGGGGACTCCAGCCCCGGCAGCCTCTGGGACCAGGACGAGTGCTCGCTGCTGTCCCCCTCCAGGTCCACCGTGGAGATCATCGAAAAGATAGAAACGACTGTTTGA